Proteins encoded in a region of the Flavobacterium sp. PMTSA4 genome:
- a CDS encoding patatin-like phospholipase family protein — protein MAKVKTNFLFKILLVACCFISVNSYSQDTTHRKKIGLVLSGGGAKGFAHIGVLKVLEKAGVKIDYIGGTSMGAVVGGLYASGYNATQIDSIFEYTNFDELLQDYIPRTSKSFYEKRNDEMYAVSLPFSKFKIGVPIALSKGMYNYNLIAKLTHNVRHIRDFNKLPIPFVCVATDIEKGEEVILRKGYLAQAMMASSAFPSLFSPVEINGKILIDGGVTNNYPVEELRKMGAEIIIGVDVQDDLKDREALNDATRILVQITNLDMINKMKEKVKLTDVYIKPNVEDYGVISFSEGKEIIKKGEEAALLKIDQINELGNQTNPNPLQFVKNETSILNLKKIELTRLDNYTRAFILGKLRLKTGKKITYQDLKNGINNLNATQNFSRINYTIDKFEDGDVLQLNLVENNTKTFLKIGLHYDDLYKSALLINLTQKKIMFKNDVLSCDLILGDNIRYNLDYYIDNGFYWSFGFKSWYNTFNRNVANDFRDGEILNQLGVDKLNIDFSDFTNQAYMQTVFIQKYLIGAGIEYKHLKIETATIENGDSVFEDSNYFNIFGHLKYDSFDNKYFPKSGWLFYGDFKSYLYSSNYTGDFNEFSVAKGEISFAQTLFKKLTVKVQSEAGFKIGNESVDFFNFVLGGYGYNAINNFKHFYGYDYLSVAADSFIKSNFTFDYEIFKKNHINFSANYANLEDGLFRNGNWLSKPKFTGYAFGYGVESIVGPIEVKYSWSPELPKGYLWVSAGFWF, from the coding sequence ATGGCAAAAGTTAAAACGAACTTCTTATTTAAAATCTTGCTTGTTGCCTGTTGTTTTATATCTGTAAATTCATATTCTCAGGACACAACTCATAGAAAAAAAATTGGATTAGTGCTTTCTGGTGGTGGCGCAAAAGGATTTGCGCACATTGGTGTTTTGAAAGTTTTGGAAAAAGCAGGTGTTAAAATTGATTATATCGGAGGAACAAGTATGGGTGCAGTTGTTGGTGGTTTGTATGCTTCTGGTTACAATGCTACTCAAATAGATTCTATTTTTGAATATACCAATTTTGATGAATTACTCCAGGATTATATTCCACGAACTTCTAAGAGTTTTTATGAAAAAAGAAATGATGAAATGTATGCTGTTTCTTTGCCTTTCAGTAAATTCAAAATAGGAGTTCCAATTGCCTTATCTAAAGGAATGTATAATTACAATCTTATTGCAAAACTTACTCATAATGTTAGACATATAAGAGATTTTAATAAACTTCCAATTCCTTTTGTTTGCGTTGCAACTGATATAGAAAAAGGAGAAGAAGTTATTTTAAGAAAAGGCTACTTGGCACAAGCTATGATGGCCAGTTCTGCTTTTCCATCATTATTTTCACCTGTGGAAATAAATGGTAAAATACTCATAGATGGCGGTGTTACTAATAATTATCCTGTAGAAGAATTAAGAAAAATGGGTGCAGAAATCATTATTGGCGTTGATGTCCAAGATGATTTAAAAGACAGAGAAGCGTTAAATGACGCAACACGAATCTTGGTTCAAATCACTAATTTGGACATGATTAATAAGATGAAAGAAAAAGTAAAGCTAACAGATGTATATATTAAGCCTAATGTGGAAGACTATGGAGTAATTTCTTTTAGCGAAGGGAAAGAAATAATAAAAAAAGGTGAAGAAGCTGCTCTTTTAAAAATTGACCAAATCAATGAATTAGGAAATCAAACAAACCCAAACCCATTACAGTTTGTCAAAAATGAAACAAGTATATTAAATCTTAAAAAGATTGAACTTACAAGATTAGATAATTATACAAGAGCTTTCATATTAGGAAAACTGCGCCTTAAAACAGGAAAAAAAATAACCTATCAAGATTTAAAAAATGGAATAAATAACTTAAATGCTACTCAAAATTTTAGTCGAATTAATTATACAATTGATAAATTTGAAGATGGTGATGTTTTACAGTTGAATTTAGTTGAAAACAATACGAAAACATTTTTAAAAATAGGCTTGCATTATGACGACTTATACAAAAGTGCTTTATTAATTAATCTTACCCAAAAAAAGATAATGTTCAAAAATGATGTATTGTCATGTGATCTAATTCTTGGCGATAATATCAGATACAACCTTGATTATTATATTGACAATGGTTTCTATTGGAGTTTTGGATTCAAATCTTGGTATAATACTTTCAATAGAAACGTTGCAAACGATTTTAGAGATGGAGAAATTTTAAATCAACTCGGTGTTGACAAACTTAATATTGATTTCTCTGACTTCACTAATCAAGCCTACATGCAAACCGTATTTATTCAAAAATATTTAATTGGCGCCGGAATTGAATACAAACATTTGAAAATTGAAACCGCAACCATTGAAAATGGAGATTCAGTATTTGAAGACAGTAATTATTTCAACATTTTTGGACATTTAAAATATGATTCTTTCGATAATAAATACTTTCCAAAATCGGGTTGGTTATTCTATGGCGACTTCAAATCCTATTTGTATTCATCAAATTATACAGGCGATTTTAATGAATTCTCAGTAGCTAAAGGAGAAATTAGTTTTGCACAAACGTTATTCAAAAAACTAACCGTAAAAGTTCAGTCAGAAGCAGGATTTAAGATTGGTAATGAAAGTGTTGATTTCTTCAATTTCGTTCTTGGAGGTTATGGTTATAATGCAATTAATAATTTCAAACATTTTTATGGCTATGATTATTTAAGCGTTGCCGCAGATAGCTTTATAAAGTCAAACTTTACATTTGATTATGAAATATTCAAGAAAAACCATATCAATTTTTCTGCAAATTATGCTAACCTTGAAGATGGATTGTTCAGAAATGGGAATTGGTTATCAAAACCAAAATTTACTGGTTATGCCTTTGGCTATGGTGTAGAATCAATTGTTGGTCCTATAGAAGTAAAATATTCCTGGTCGCCCGAATTGCCTAAAGGTTATCTATGGGTAAGTGCAGGATTTTGGTTCTAA
- a CDS encoding homogentisate 1,2-dioxygenase gives MPLYHKLGQIPPKRHTQFRKPNGDLYYEQLFGTIGFDGMYTNSYHVHRPTMVKEIKNQYSVAPKIAKNNNIQSYRLRGFQVKPENDYLESRKIVLTNSDCHIVLAAPKKSTTDYFYKNTDSDEMLFIHRGSGKLRTMLGNLDFKYGDYLIIPRGMIYKIDFDTEDNRLFIVESHRPIYTPKRYRNWFGQLLEHSPFCERDIRRPEELETHDETGEFLIKIKKKDEIIDMIYASHPFDVVGYDGYNYPYAFSIHDFEPITGRIHQPPPVHQTFETDAFVVCSFVPRLYDYHPQSIPAPYNHSNIDSDEVLYYVDGDFMSRNDIEAGHISLHPAGIPHGPHPGATERSIGKTDTQELAVMVDTFKPLMVTEEAMKIADDKYYQSWL, from the coding sequence ATGCCTTTATATCACAAATTAGGTCAGATTCCGCCAAAGCGTCACACTCAATTCCGAAAGCCGAATGGTGATTTGTATTATGAGCAGCTTTTTGGCACCATAGGTTTTGATGGTATGTACACGAATTCCTATCACGTGCACCGTCCAACTATGGTCAAGGAAATTAAAAACCAATACTCTGTAGCACCTAAAATTGCTAAAAACAATAACATACAATCCTATAGATTACGTGGTTTCCAAGTAAAACCTGAGAACGATTACCTTGAAAGCAGAAAGATTGTTTTAACCAATTCCGACTGTCATATTGTTTTGGCTGCGCCAAAGAAGTCAACGACGGACTATTTCTATAAAAATACCGATTCTGATGAAATGCTTTTCATCCATCGTGGTTCTGGGAAATTAAGAACCATGCTTGGTAATCTCGATTTCAAATACGGAGACTATTTAATCATCCCACGTGGAATGATTTACAAGATAGACTTCGATACCGAAGACAATCGTTTGTTTATCGTCGAGTCGCATCGCCCTATTTATACCCCAAAACGTTACCGCAACTGGTTCGGACAATTGCTGGAGCACTCGCCTTTTTGCGAACGCGACATCCGACGTCCTGAGGAGCTCGAAACGCATGATGAAACCGGTGAATTTCTTATCAAGATTAAAAAGAAAGACGAAATTATCGATATGATTTATGCTTCACATCCGTTTGACGTTGTGGGTTATGATGGCTACAATTATCCGTATGCCTTTTCTATTCACGACTTCGAACCTATAACTGGTCGCATTCATCAACCGCCACCAGTGCACCAAACTTTTGAAACCGATGCTTTCGTGGTGTGTTCGTTTGTGCCTAGATTGTACGATTATCATCCGCAATCTATTCCGGCGCCGTATAACCACAGCAACATCGATTCGGATGAAGTGCTTTATTATGTTGACGGAGATTTTATGAGTCGAAATGACATTGAAGCTGGGCATATTTCGTTGCATCCTGCTGGAATTCCTCACGGACCACACCCAGGAGCAACCGAAAGAAGCATAGGAAAAACAGACACTCAGGAACTGGCAGTAATGGTCGATACCTTCAAGCCATTGATGGTAACCGAAGAAGCCATGAAGATTGCCGATGATAAATACTATCAGTCCTGGTTGTAA
- the hppD gene encoding 4-hydroxyphenylpyruvate dioxygenase has product MSNEIKSVEYGLEKIFEGAQDFLPLLGTDYVEFYVGNAKQAAHFYKTAFGFQSFAYAGLETGLKDRASYVLKQDKIRLVLTTALNSDSPIGEHVKKHGDGVKIVALWVEDARSAFEETTKRGAKVYMEPTVETDEHGEVVRAGIYTYGETVHMFVERKNYNGAFLPGYKEWKSDYNPAPVGLKYVDHMVGNVGWNQMNVWVKWYEDVMGFVNFLSFDDKQITTEYSALMSKVMSNGNGRIKFPINEPAEGKKRSQIEEYLDFYEGAGVQHIAVATDDIITTVADMRSRGVEFLSTPPQAYYDAIPERLKDHMDKFKEDINELQKLGIMIDADDEGYLLQIFTKPVEDRPTLFFEIIQRMGARGFGAGNFKALFESIEREQALRGTL; this is encoded by the coding sequence ATGAGTAACGAAATAAAATCAGTCGAGTATGGACTCGAGAAAATATTTGAAGGAGCGCAAGACTTCCTTCCATTGCTAGGAACAGATTATGTTGAATTCTATGTGGGAAACGCTAAGCAAGCGGCTCACTTTTACAAAACCGCCTTCGGGTTTCAATCGTTTGCTTATGCAGGATTGGAAACGGGGTTGAAAGACCGTGCGTCTTATGTGTTGAAGCAAGACAAGATTCGTTTGGTGCTTACCACAGCTTTGAACAGTGACTCACCAATTGGCGAACACGTTAAAAAACATGGCGACGGTGTTAAAATCGTAGCCCTATGGGTTGAAGATGCGCGTTCGGCATTTGAAGAAACTACCAAGCGCGGTGCCAAGGTTTATATGGAACCAACCGTGGAGACCGACGAGCATGGCGAAGTAGTTCGTGCGGGAATCTATACCTATGGCGAGACTGTGCACATGTTTGTAGAACGCAAGAACTATAACGGCGCTTTCCTGCCGGGTTATAAAGAATGGAAGTCAGATTACAATCCGGCACCGGTTGGTTTGAAATATGTAGACCACATGGTGGGCAATGTTGGTTGGAACCAAATGAATGTATGGGTAAAATGGTATGAAGATGTCATGGGCTTTGTCAACTTCCTGTCGTTTGACGACAAGCAAATTACTACCGAATACTCGGCGCTTATGAGTAAGGTGATGAGTAACGGAAACGGTCGCATTAAGTTCCCAATTAACGAACCGGCCGAAGGTAAGAAACGCTCGCAGATAGAAGAATACTTAGACTTCTATGAAGGTGCAGGCGTGCAACACATAGCGGTCGCTACGGATGATATTATTACTACCGTTGCCGACATGCGTTCTCGTGGCGTTGAGTTTTTAAGTACACCTCCGCAGGCGTACTACGATGCCATTCCGGAGCGTTTAAAAGACCATATGGATAAGTTTAAAGAAGATATCAACGAGCTTCAAAAGTTAGGTATCATGATTGATGCGGACGACGAAGGTTATCTGCTTCAAATCTTCACGAAGCCAGTAGAAGACCGACCAACATTATTCTTTGAAAT
- the uvrC gene encoding excinuclease ABC subunit UvrC, giving the protein MSLTSLELQLQTLPESPGVYQYYDKDGKILYVGKAKNLKKRVASYFTKTHENAKTSVLVRKIVTIKHIVVANESEAFLLENNLIKKLQPRYNINLKDDKSYPWICIKKEPFSRIFPTRKMIKDGSEYFGPYTNFKIVNTILDLIKELYPLRTCNYDLSPSNIEKGKYKVCLEYHIGNCKGPCEGLETLENYQKQVDAIREILKGNFKESLRDFKTKMKDFAANMQFEEAQKIKEKIESLENYQARSTVFNPKMASVDVFSIVSDETMAYVNFLQVSNGAIIRSHTLEIKKKLDETDEELLELAVVELRERFKLTSKEIILPFPLDFGDKIKVTVPQLGDKKQILDLSERNAKYQRLEQLKQIQIVDPERHTNRIMAQMKKDLRLFVEPRHIECFDNSNIQGTNPVSACVVFKDGKPSKKDYRHFNIKTVEGPNDFASMEEVVYRRYKRMLDENQPLPQLIIIDGGKGQLSSALKSIDDLGLRGKVAIIGIAKRLEELFYPGDSVPLYLDKKSETLKIIQYLRNEAHRFGITHHRDKRSKSALNSSLETIPGIGEKTMQTLIKHFKSVKRLEKATEKEISDVVGVSKAKKISDFYKKDTI; this is encoded by the coding sequence ATGTCTTTAACTTCACTAGAACTTCAATTGCAAACCTTGCCCGAAAGTCCTGGTGTATATCAATATTATGATAAAGACGGCAAAATATTGTATGTAGGCAAAGCCAAAAATCTTAAAAAGCGAGTTGCTTCCTATTTTACAAAAACACATGAAAACGCAAAAACCTCTGTTTTAGTTCGAAAAATTGTAACCATAAAACATATTGTAGTTGCCAATGAATCTGAAGCTTTTTTGTTAGAAAATAACCTCATCAAAAAACTTCAACCTCGCTATAATATTAACCTGAAAGACGACAAATCCTATCCATGGATTTGTATCAAGAAAGAACCTTTTTCGAGAATTTTTCCAACTCGAAAAATGATAAAAGATGGTTCGGAATATTTTGGTCCGTATACCAATTTTAAAATTGTTAACACCATACTTGATTTAATAAAAGAATTGTATCCTTTGCGAACTTGTAACTATGATTTGAGTCCATCAAATATTGAAAAAGGAAAATATAAAGTGTGTTTGGAATATCATATTGGTAATTGTAAAGGTCCGTGTGAAGGATTGGAAACGCTTGAAAATTATCAAAAACAAGTTGACGCCATTCGCGAAATTTTAAAAGGAAATTTCAAAGAAAGTTTACGCGATTTTAAGACCAAAATGAAGGACTTTGCCGCGAACATGCAATTTGAAGAAGCCCAAAAAATTAAAGAAAAAATAGAATCGCTAGAAAATTATCAGGCACGTTCAACAGTCTTTAATCCAAAAATGGCTTCTGTTGATGTATTTTCTATCGTTTCAGATGAAACTATGGCTTATGTTAACTTTTTACAAGTTTCAAACGGCGCTATTATTCGTTCGCATACTTTGGAAATAAAGAAAAAGCTCGATGAAACTGATGAAGAATTACTAGAATTAGCCGTTGTTGAACTTCGAGAACGATTTAAATTGACTTCAAAAGAAATTATTTTGCCTTTCCCACTTGATTTTGGTGATAAAATAAAAGTAACTGTTCCGCAACTTGGTGATAAAAAACAAATTCTCGATTTATCAGAACGGAATGCAAAATACCAACGATTAGAACAATTAAAACAGATTCAGATTGTTGACCCAGAACGTCATACCAACAGAATAATGGCGCAGATGAAGAAAGATTTACGTCTTTTTGTTGAGCCACGACATATTGAGTGTTTTGATAATTCTAACATACAAGGAACCAATCCAGTTTCGGCTTGTGTAGTTTTTAAAGATGGAAAACCTAGCAAAAAAGATTACCGCCATTTTAACATCAAAACCGTTGAAGGTCCGAATGATTTTGCCTCAATGGAAGAAGTAGTATATCGCCGCTACAAAAGAATGCTTGACGAAAACCAACCCTTGCCTCAACTTATCATAATTGATGGTGGAAAAGGACAACTTTCATCAGCCTTAAAAAGCATTGACGATTTAGGTTTACGTGGAAAAGTTGCCATCATAGGCATTGCAAAACGATTGGAAGAACTATTTTATCCTGGAGATTCTGTGCCGTTATATTTAGACAAAAAGTCGGAAACACTGAAAATCATTCAATATTTAAGAAACGAAGCACACCGATTTGGAATTACACATCACAGAGACAAAAGAAGCAAATCGGCATTGAATTCAAGCTTAGAAACTATTCCCGGAATTGGTGAAAAAACAATGCAAACGTTAATAAAACATTTTAAAAGTGTAAAAAGATTGGAAAAGGCTACCGAAAAAGAAATTTCAGATGTTGTTGGAGTTTCAAAAGCCAAAAAAATTTCCGACTTTTACAAAAAAGATACTATCTAA
- a CDS encoding amino acid permease, whose translation MSIWNRKSLDVLLSEATESEKGLKRTLSSTSLIALGIGAIIGAGLFSLTGIAAAEHAGPAVTLSFVLAAVGCAFAGLCYAEFASMIPVAGSAYTYSYATMGEFMAWIIGWDLVLEYALGAATVGVSWSRYFLELLNKFGIHLPPDLICSPWETLKLGDGTVIEGGIINLPAIVIVSLLSLLLIRGTKESAGINNFLVVLKVAVVILFIVLGWSYINEANYHPYIPENTGVKGEFGWSGIAAGAGTVFFAFIGFDAVSTAAQEAKNPQKGMPIGILGSLIICTILYVLFAHVMTGLVPYTQFVGDAKPAATAFAATPYTFLQTGLIVAILAGYTSVMLVMLMGQSRVFYTMSNDGLLPKFFSEIHSKFRTPWKTNLFFLVFVSLFAGFVPVSDLGHMVSIGTLLAFVLVCIGVLVMRKKMPDAPRSFKTPLVPFVPLAGVVVCFYLMYSLPQESWIRLIVWMALGIVIYFAYGKKNSKLNK comes from the coding sequence ATGTCAATTTGGAATAGAAAATCATTAGACGTTTTATTATCAGAAGCAACCGAATCAGAAAAAGGATTAAAAAGAACTTTATCCTCTACATCACTGATTGCCTTAGGAATTGGAGCAATCATCGGTGCAGGTTTGTTTTCATTAACTGGAATTGCTGCTGCAGAACATGCTGGACCAGCAGTTACTTTATCTTTCGTTTTAGCAGCCGTTGGCTGTGCTTTTGCCGGACTTTGTTATGCTGAATTTGCCTCAATGATTCCTGTGGCAGGTAGTGCTTATACTTATTCCTATGCTACAATGGGAGAATTCATGGCATGGATTATAGGTTGGGATTTAGTATTAGAATATGCGCTTGGTGCTGCAACAGTAGGTGTTAGCTGGTCGAGATATTTCCTAGAATTATTAAACAAGTTCGGGATTCATTTGCCGCCAGACTTAATTTGTTCTCCATGGGAAACGCTAAAGCTTGGTGACGGAACTGTCATTGAAGGCGGAATAATAAACTTACCGGCAATTGTCATTGTGTCTTTACTTTCTTTATTGCTTATTCGTGGAACTAAAGAATCTGCTGGAATAAATAACTTCCTTGTGGTTCTTAAAGTTGCTGTTGTAATTTTATTTATTGTTCTAGGCTGGAGTTATATCAATGAAGCAAATTACCATCCTTACATTCCAGAAAATACAGGTGTTAAAGGAGAGTTCGGTTGGTCTGGAATTGCCGCTGGAGCTGGAACTGTTTTCTTTGCCTTTATTGGTTTTGATGCAGTATCAACTGCTGCGCAAGAGGCTAAAAATCCTCAGAAAGGTATGCCAATAGGTATTCTTGGTTCCTTGATAATCTGTACCATTTTATATGTTCTTTTTGCTCACGTAATGACTGGATTGGTTCCTTATACTCAATTTGTTGGGGATGCTAAGCCTGCAGCTACTGCTTTTGCAGCAACTCCTTATACTTTTTTACAAACAGGTCTAATCGTTGCTATTCTTGCGGGTTACACTTCGGTAATGTTAGTGATGTTGATGGGACAAAGCCGTGTGTTCTATACTATGAGTAACGATGGTTTATTACCTAAATTCTTCAGCGAAATCCATTCTAAGTTCAGAACGCCATGGAAAACTAACCTTTTCTTCCTAGTGTTCGTAAGTTTGTTTGCTGGTTTTGTACCAGTATCCGACTTAGGTCACATGGTAAGTATCGGAACTCTTTTAGCATTCGTTTTAGTTTGTATTGGCGTATTGGTTATGCGCAAGAAAATGCCAGATGCACCAAGATCATTCAAAACGCCGTTGGTACCTTTTGTTCCTTTAGCAGGAGTAGTAGTTTGTTTTTACTTAATGTATTCTTTACCACAAGAAAGCTGGATTCGACTTATCGTTTGGATGGCTTTAGGTATTGTTATTTATTTTGCTTACGGTAAAAAGAACAGCAAACTCAACAAATAA